In the Podospora bellae-mahoneyi strain CBS 112042 chromosome 4, whole genome shotgun sequence genome, one interval contains:
- the SCT1 gene encoding Glycerol-3-phosphate/dihydroxyacetone phosphate acyltransferase (EggNog:ENOG503NVRF; COG:I), with amino-acid sequence MSETTQLQTQQAAAPQSAANPKPAKELYPMVGWKYDSFLWIMSLLEDTFFREVHPRSAWRVPKHGPVLFVAAPHANQFVDALVLLRTLQKESKRRVSLLIAQKSVSGFIGWASRQVGCVPVGRPQDSAKPGRGTVYLPNPVDDPTLVRGIGTNFTEFGEVGGIIFLPSAKGQSGESLDISEVIGPEEVRIKRPPKGKLAMSQLTGRDDVDANGKLLNKEDKKPREGYQGIKYKIAPHVDQSKVFQAVFDRLASGGCVGIFPEGGSHDRTELLPLKAGVALMALGTLADHPDCGLKIVPVGMNYFHAHKFRSRAVVEFGAPLDIPRNLVDAYSNGGTEGRREAVGQVLDMVYEALSAVTVSVPDYDTLMVIQAARRLYNPTGKPLPLPVVVELNRRLALGYEKYKEDPRVKELKEAVTEYNKQLRYLDIRDHQVEKAKLSWFTVVATFLQRVVVLFLLSAGVIPGLLLFAPVFIACKVISHKKAKEALAGSVVKVQGKDVIATWKLLVALALAPLCYNTYAIITLYMVHKHRYYGWVPEWVPFWAVYIACCIFFILLTFAALRFGEVGMDILKSLRPLALCINPASSYNVAKLRERRAELKAQVTDIINTIGPEMFPDFEHSRLLAPADSAARAAARREAGVNSPPISPNRPSYDRRSSYSVSVNGSDSPPFQAPTRRNTTSSSRNIPYNESFSNIAQAQIFATRPTTPSNHSRASSSGGRPGSAGFPVAGFTTLDSAEGFDEASKKIRAAMKERGEMRRRKSQARQFMTGDEGTSEEDGSDGVEFGDRRKGQ; translated from the exons ATGTCCGAAACAACACAGCTGCAGACGCAGCAAGCGGCGGCACCCCAGAGTGCCGCCAACCCAAAGCCCGCGAAGGAGCTCTATCCGATGGTGGGCTGGAAGTATGACAGCTTCCTCTGGATAATGTCGCTGCTGGAGGACACGTTCTTTCGCGAGGTGCATCCGCGTAGTGCTTGGAGAGTGCCCAAACATGGCCCTGTTCTGTTCGTGGCTGCCCCGCATGCCAACCAG TTCGTCGATGCTCTCGTTTTGCTGAGAACACTACAGAAGGAATCCAAAAGACGAGTTTCGCTGCTTATCGCGCAAAAGTCAGTGTCTGGCTTCATCGGATGGGCATCTCGCCAGGTGGGCTGCGTGCCAGTAGGACGACCGCAGGACTCGGCGAAGCCCGGTCGGGGCACTGTTTACCTTCCCAACCCAGTGGATGACCCTACGCTTGTTCGTGGGATCGGCACCAATTTCACTGAAtttggagaggtgggtggtatcatcttcctcccttcGGCTAAGGGTCAGAGCGGAGAAAGTTTGGATATCAGCGAAGTTATTGGACCCGAGGAGGTTCGCATCAAGCGGCCGCCCAAGGGGAAGCTGGCCATGTCACAGCTTACTGGCCGTGATGATGTGGATGCGAATGGCAAGCTTCTCaacaaggaggacaagaagcccaGGGAGGGGTATCAGGGCATCAAGTACAAGATCGCGCCGCATGTGGACCAGTCCAAAGTGTTCCAGGCCGTGTTCGATCGTTTGGCGTCTGGGGGTTGCGTTGGTATCTTCCCTGAGGGAGGCAGTCATGATCGGACTGAGCTGTTGCCTTTGAAGGCGGGTGTGGCGCTGATGGCGCTGGGAACACTGGCGGATCATCCTGATTGCGGCCTCAAGATTGTGCCTGTGGGCATGAATTACTTCCACGCTCACAAGTTCCGCTCGAGAGCCGTTGTGGAGTTTGGGGCTCCTTTGGATATTCCGCGGAACCTGGTTGACGCGTATTCGAACGGCGGGACGGAGGGGAGACGTGAGGCGGTGGGTCAGGTCTTGGACATGGTATACGAAGCCCTGAGCGCTGTCACCGTTTCGGTGCCCGACTATGACACCTTGATGGTTATTCAGGCTGCGAGACGGCTTTACAACCCGACCGGCAAGCCACTACCGCTTCCTGTGGTCGTCGAACTTAACAGGCGGCTGGCCTTGGGCTACGAGAAGTATAAGGAAGATCCGCGcgtcaaggagctcaaggaggcgGTCACCGAGTACAATAAGCAGCTCCGGTACCTCGACATCCGGGACCACCAGGTTGAAAAGGCGAAGCTTTCGTGGTTTACCGTTGTCGCAACGTTCCTCCAGCGCGTTGTGGTattgtttcttttgtctgCGGGTGTGATTCCGGGTCTGCTGCTTTTTGCGCCCGTGTTCATCGCCTGCAAGGTCATCAGTCACAAAAAGGCCAAGGAAGCCCTCGCTGGCTCTGTGGTCAAAGTCCAGGGCAAGGACGTCATTGCTACTTGGAAACTGCTGGTCGCCTTGGCTTTGGCTCCTCTCTGCTACAACACCTATGCCATCATCACGCTTTACATGGTGCACAAGCACCGGTATTACGGCTGGGTCCCCGAATGGGTACCCTTCTGGGCTGTGTACATCGCCTGCTGCATCTTTTTCATCCTACTCACCTTTGCCGCATTGCGCTTTGGAGAAGTTGGGATGGATATTCTGAAGTCGCTGCGGCCACTTGCCCTCTGCATCAACCCTGCGTCCAGCTACAATGTGGCCAAGTTGCGGGAGAGACGCGCCGAGCTGAAGGCGCAGGTGAcggacatcatcaacacgATTGGTCCCGAGATGTTCCCCGACTTTGAGCACAGTCGCTTGTTGGCTCCAGCTGATTCCGCCGCCCGGGCAGCAGCTCGCAGGGAAGCCGGTGTCAACAGCCCGCCCATCTCACCCAACCGGCCTTCCTACGACCGCCGTTCCAGCTATAGCGTCTCAGTCAACGGAAGCGACAGCCCGCCATTCCAGGCACCCACAAGAAGgaacaccacctcctccagccgcAACATCCCCTACAACGAATCATTCAGCAACATCGCGCAAGCGCAGATTTTTGCTACCAGGCCGACGACGCCTTCTAATCACAGTCGAGCAAGCAGCTCGGGGGGCAGGCCGGGATCGGCTGGTTTCCCGGTGGCTGGGTTCACGACGTTGGATAGCGCCGAGGGATTTGACGAGGCGAGCAAAAAGATTAGGGCTGcgatgaaggagaggggggagatgagaCGGCGAAAGAGCCAGGCGAGGCAGTTTAtgacgggggatgaggggactagtgaggaggatggcagtgatggggttgagttTGGTGATCGGAGGAAGGGGCAGTGA
- the SRP40 gene encoding jun-like transcription factor (EggNog:ENOG503NUEP; COG:Y) produces MAKDKKVKADKVTKSTPATTQLPSQLLDLVEKFLSEHDFTEAHTEFTKARKAKGLKKAKGEATDSTLESVFQAWETSKAKASSDDDSSSSNESDSSSSSDSDSDSESDSESDSDDVEMADAPADSESSDSSSSSESSDSDSSDSESESESEEEKKPAASNPLKRKATSESSDSSSEDSSGSDSEKEKPAAKKQKTAAAKAESSSSESSSDSSSDSSSSSDSSSSDSSSDSDSSSSDSSSDSDSSDSDSSDSDSSDSEDVAEEAAKVPLPDSSDDSSSDSSSDSDSDSDSDDKSKTKTKKSTKTKANSDTSASGSSNSSATLNGSTSPKVFPVSTFAPLPPDPFVKTNNRGKGAAVKEEKVPFSRVNRNIKVDPKFADNSFAGEDWGRKAHEDLIVTRGKGFTKEKNKKKKGSYRGGRIDTGLQLGIKFDDDGN; encoded by the coding sequence ATGgccaaagacaagaaggtcaaggccGACAAGGTCACCAAGTCGACCCCTGCCACTACCCAGCTGCcttcccagctcctcgaccTTGTAGAGAAGTTTCTCTCTGAGCATGATTTCACCGAGGCCCACACCGAATTCACCAAAGCTCGCAAGGCCAAGGGtttgaagaaggccaagggaGAGGCAACCGACAGCACTCTGGAGTCTGTCTTCCAGGCTTGGGAGACttccaaggccaaggcttCTAGTGACGACGattccagcagcagcaacgagTCCGATTCCTCTTCCAGCAGCGACAGTGATTCGGACTCGGAGTCGGACTCCGAGAGCGACagtgatgatgtcgagatggccGACGCCCCGGCCGACTCTGAGAGCTCTGACTCTAGCAGTAGCTCTGAGAGCTCCGACAGTGACAGCTCCGACAGTGAAAGTGAGAGCGaaagtgaggaggagaagaagcctgcCGCTTCCAATCCTTTGAAGCGCAAGGCCACGTCCGAGAGCAGCGACTCGTCGTCTGAGGATTCCTCCGGCTCTGATtccgagaaggagaagccagctgccaagaagcagaagacTGCCGCCGCTAAGGCCGagtcatcctcctctgagTCTTCATCCGACTCTTCTTCGGATTCTTCTTCGAGCTCCGATAGCAGCTCTTCTGATTCTTCTTCCGATTCCGACTCATCGTCCTCCGACTCTTCTTCAGACTCCGACTCGTCCGATTCTGATTCATCTGACTCCGACTCTTCCGATTCCGAAGACGTagccgaggaggctgctaaggtccccctccccgactcCAGCGACGATTCATCATCCGATTCCTCCTCCGATAGTGACTCGGACAGCGACTCCGACGACAAGAGCAAGACTAAGACAAAGAAgtccaccaagaccaaggcgAACAGTGACACCTCCGCGAGCGGTTCCTCCAATAGCTCTGCAACCCTCAACGGGAGCACCTCGCCTAAGGTTTTCCCCGTCAGCACCTTcgcccctcttcctcccgaCCCGTTTGTGAAGACCAACAACCGCGGCAAGGGCGCTGCAGTaaaagaggagaaggttCCCTTTTCCCGTGTCAACCGGAACATCAAGGTTGACCCTAAGTTTGCCGACAACTCGTTTGCGGGTGAGGACTGGGGAAGAAAGGCGCACGAGGACCTCATTGTCACGAGGGGCAAGGGCTTTACAAaggagaagaacaagaagaagaagggcagcTACAGGGGTGGCAGGATCGACACTGGCCTGCAATTGGGCATCAAGTTCGACGATGACGGAAACTAA